The stretch of DNA CCGAAGAAAAAGGTGCTTTAGACCTTGGTATAAATTTAGCGGAGAATCACGGCATCAATTTACTTATTGCCAACGATCCCGATGCTGACAGATTTTCTGTTGCTATTAAAGATATAAGGTCAGGTGAATGGCGACAACTAACAGGTAATGAAATcggttttctttttgcaatctttgaatttcaGAAATTTAAAAGTATGGAAAAGCAATTTCAGCATGCCCATCCGTTGGCTATGTTAAGTTCAACAGTATCTTCACAaatgatcaaaaaaatggcGGAAGTAGAAGGGTTCCATTACGAAGAAACGCTAACAGGATTTAAGTGGATTGGAAATCGTGCtattcttttggaaaaggaagGCTACTATGTTCCCTTTGGCTTCGAGGAAGCAATTGGCTACATGTTTCCAGCAATGGAGCATGATAAAGACGGTCTTAGCGCTTCCATTGTCTTTTTGCAAGCTTATTGTCAATGGAAGATAGATCACAATCTGGACCCGATAAGTATCTTAGAAGACGGTTTTAAGAAGTATGGGGTATTCAAAGAGTACAATGGCTATTACATTGTCTCAAGTCCAATTGTTACAAATGAGATATTTGATTATATCAGAAATGCCTACACCCCCAAGGGCGTATCATACCCTTCTTCAATTGGTAAAGAAATCGAGGTGCTAAATTACAGAGATTTGACCATTGGTTATCAGTCGGACACTTCAAATCATAAGCCTACTCTTCCCATCGATCCTTCATCACAAATGATAACAGTATCAGCTAAACCAAGTGACGGCAATGAGGGTGAGCATATCCGCTTCACTATTCGCGGGTCTGGAACAGAACCGAAAATCAAAGTATATATCGAAGCTTGTGCAGATGAAGAACAGAGAGCCACATTTTTGGCCAAATTAACCTGGAATGTACTGAAGCGTGAGTGGTTTAGGCCGGAGAAAATGGATATAGTTACACATTTTTGAAACCGTTTGGGGCCTATATACTAAAGAAAGGTCACCAACCTAATAaatcattttatttttgttcgTAACAATTCTTATATCAATATAAATTTAACTAGTTTCTGCTTCCagtcttttcttttcactcTCTTTGTGTTTATTCCAAAAGTTTTCAAGCATGTAAGTGACACTAATCAAAAGACCAAGAGAAGCTAACCCGATGCCTAGATAAATAGCTGCTCGATAACCTTTCAACAAATTCTGGCCACTCTTATTGATTTGGCGCTCAACAGTCACTCCCATACCTAAGCAGAGAGATGCCGAATAATTAATAACTGTGTTTACTAATGATCCTGCCATACCTTGGTATTGCATTGGAAGTCCGTCACTCAATATAATCGATGAAGCTGGGAATGATAAATCCATCCCAAAGCATAAGATAGCTTGCATGGCAAAGTT from Saccharomyces mikatae IFO 1815 strain IFO1815 genome assembly, chromosome: 13 encodes:
- the PRM15 gene encoding phosphoribomutase PRM15 (similar to Saccharomyces cerevisiae PGM3 (YMR278W); ancestral locus Anc_8.840); this encodes MSLQFLEAVPSNLKEAISLWFEQDQNPETIEEVTALCKKSDWNELHRRFDSRIQFGTAGLRSQMQAGFNRMNTLVIIQASQGLATYAKQQFPNNLVAVVGHDHRFHSKEFARATATAFLLKGFKVHYLNPDHEFVHTPLVPFAVDKLKASVGVMVTASHNPKMDNGYKVYYSNGCQIIPPHDHAISDSIDMNLEPWANVWNFDDVLNKGLKQGKLMYSREEILKLYLGEVSKNLVGTDPLKFEVKAKPWFVYTPMHGVGFDIFSTIVKKTMSLVEGKDYLCVPEQQEPDPSFPTVAFPNPEEKGALDLGINLAENHGINLLIANDPDADRFSVAIKDIRSGEWRQLTGNEIGFLFAIFEFQKFKSMEKQFQHAHPLAMLSSTVSSQMIKKMAEVEGFHYEETLTGFKWIGNRAILLEKEGYYVPFGFEEAIGYMFPAMEHDKDGLSASIVFLQAYCQWKIDHNLDPISILEDGFKKYGVFKEYNGYYIVSSPIVTNEIFDYIRNAYTPKGVSYPSSIGKEIEVLNYRDLTIGYQSDTSNHKPTLPIDPSSQMITVSAKPSDGNEGEHIRFTIRGSGTEPKIKVYIEACADEEQRATFLAKLTWNVLKREWFRPEKMDIVTHF